The genomic DNA GGCTCACTGCTGAGTACGCGTAAAATCGGAACGGCGCGTGCGGCGGAGCGAGTGAGGTCATGGGAAGCCTGACTGACAAGTACTGCATCGTTGGCGTCGGCGAGACGCCGCACATGCGCCCCTCCAACCGCACCACGCTCTCGATGGCGTGCGAGGCGATCCGCAAGGCGATGGCCGACGCCGGGCTTGGCGCGCGCGACATCGACGGCATGACCAGCTACCAGGTCGGCGACTCGACGACCTCGGCCCACGTCGCGACCGCGCTCGGGATGCGGCTCAACTACGCGGTCGATATCGTTGGCGGCGGCTCCAGCACCGAGGCGCTGATCGCGCACGCGGTAGGCCTTATCGAGGCCGGCTACTGCAAGGTGATGGTGATCTTCCGCTCGATGAACGGGCGCTCGAGGCGCCGGATGGGCGGGCAGGTGCCGGGCGGGCCGGTGCCGGCGGCAACCGCCGACGGCGACAACCAGTTCTTCATGCATTGGGGATGGACCACGCCGGCGCAGCGCTTCGGGATGAGCGCGATGCGCTACCTCTGTGACACCGGATGCACGACGCGCGCGTTCGCCGAGGTCGCCGTCGCCCATCGCCTGCATGCGAGCCTCAATCCTAAGGCGCTGATGCGCTCGCCGATCACGATCGAGGACCATCAGCGTTCGCGCTGGGTGGTCAAGCCGTTCCGCCTGCTCGATTGCTGCCAGGAGACCGACGTCTCGGCGGCGATCATCGTGACCTCGCGCGAGCGCGCCTACGATCTGCGCCAGCCGCCGGTCTTCATCATGGGCGGCACGGCGCGCACGCTCACCGACAGCCCGGCGTGGAACTACTCGCGTGCGGAAATCCATTACGTCGCCGGCAACTACGGGCGCAACCGGCTGTTCGGGATGGCGGGAATCAGCCAGAAGGACGTCGATTTCATCTCCTGCTACGACGCCTTCACTTTCACCACGCTGATTCAGCTCGAGGCCTACGGCTTTTGCGGGCGCGGTGAGGCGGGCGATTTCGTCAAGGGCGGCACGCTGCAAATCGACAACAAGCTGCCGTCGAATCTCTCCGGCGGCCATCTCTCCGAGGGCTACACTCACGGCGTGCAGATGATCATCGAGAACGTCCGCCAACTGCGCCATCGCGCCGACGACGCCTGTCCCGGATGGGCCGAGGGGCGGCATACGTACGACCGCAAGGCGGGATGCCGCCAGCTGCGCAAGGCGCGGATTTGCTGCTCGATGGGCTGGGGCACCGAGACCACCAGCAGCTCGGTTATCCTGCGCGGAATCGTTGCCTGAACCGCGGCGCGCGCTTAAGCCGCAACGTCAGCCGGAGGATTTTCGATGCCGGGACAGATCGACTACAGCAAGCTGCGCATCCTGCCCGACCCCGACACCAAGGAGTGGTGGGAGGGAACGAAGCGGCGCAAATATCTCATCCGTCAATGCAACGCGTGCGGGCATAAATGGTTCCCGCCGCTGCCGGCTTGCAGCAAGTGCACGTCGATGGACCTTGGATGGTTCGAGACCGCGGGGCGCGGCGTGATTTACAGCTACGTCGTGGTGATGCAGCCGATCCTGGGCGCGTTCGTCAACGCCGCGCCCTACGTGGTCGCGATAGTCGAGCTCGACGACTGTCGCGAGGCCGACGGCACGGCGACCCGCGTGGCCGGCGTGCTCATCAACGACGAATCGGAGACTGCGATCGGGCTGCCGATCGAAGTGAGCTTCGACGAAACACCGGACCCGAACATCGTTATCCCGCGCTGGCGCGTCTGCGGCACCGCGGCCAATGTCTGGCGCTTCAGCGAGTAAGCCGCGAAAACGCCCACGCGCGGCATTTCGCAGAAAGCGCGCCAGTTTCAACGCCGCGTCGATGATCCTTTAGAAGGCTTCAAGCCGCGACCTGACGGCACGCATCCGGCAGGCGACGTCGCTTTCCGTCGTGGGCGCCCCTGAGCGTCACATGAACAGGCGCGAGCAGTCTGGCAAGGCCCCGAGGTCTTCGGCAGTCGGACGATCCAAATAATTCGTTTTGCGCGCTGGTGCCTTTGCGGGAGGCAACCGATACCCAGTGGTTCGGCGAATGAGCCAAGGGGCCGGAAACCGCAGGGTGCCGTCAGCGTATGCCTTGGTGAGGGGATTTATGAAGAAAATAACCTCACGGACCACGCTGGCTTTGTTTCCCGCTCTTGCCGCTCTGACGCTGGGGGCCTGCTTCTACGGCGGCCCGCGTCCTTACTACGCTTATGGACCGGGATATACGGCGCCACCAGTGTACGCCGCAGCGCCGCTGTATAGCGCGCCGCCGGTCTATGCCTATCAGACCGTGCGTCCGGGCTACGGCGACTGGGACGACCATCACGTCTGGCACGACCGCGACTGGTGGCTGGATAACAACCGGCCATGGGTGCAGGAGCACCATCCGCAATGGCTAAGTAAACACCAGCAGGAGCGTCACGATCGCGACGGCGACCACGATCACCATTAAGCATCGGCGTGCGCGGGCAAAGCAGCGGCACGCGCCTGCCGCCCGCAGATCGCATCCCGCGCTCGACTAAGCTGAAAACGCAGGGATTGATTAGACGCTGCGACATTTAAACCGCCGCGGCGCCCTCGCTCGCCGGCTCGACCTCGAAGCCCGCACGCTCGATCAGTTCGCACGTCCGCTTGTAGTCCCATCCGGCGGTCGTCAGATAGCCGTTGACGAAGACCGAGTTGACCGCGTTGAAGATCTCGCCCTGGCGCGGGCCGAGGTTGAGTTCGCGTCCGCCGGCGGCGCGGACCTCGCTGCGCGGGTTGAGCAAGCGGAACAGGCAGGCCGCCTTGAGGCACCGCTCGGGTGTCAGGCGCGGCGCGTTGCCGAGCGGCGTGCCCGCGATCGGATGGAGAAAGTTGACCGGGACCGAGTCGGCGCGCAGGCGGCGCGTCGCGTAGGCGAGCTCGACGATATCCTCGTCGCGTTCGCCCATCCCGATGATTCCGCCCGAGCACACCGCCAGTCCCGCCGCGCGGACGTTTTCGATGGTGCGCACGCGATCGTCCCAGGTGTGCGTCGTGCAAATTTCGGGATAGTAGCGGCGGCTGGTGTTGAGGTTATGGTTGATCCATCCGGCGCCGGCGTCTTTGAGCGTCTGCGCCTGCTCGCGGCTGAGCAGGCCCATCGAGAGACATAGTTCGAGCGTGGGATAGGCCGCGCGGATTTGCTCGCACGCCTGCGCGAGATGCTCGATGTCGCGTTCGGTAGGGCCGCGCATGCTGCCGACCATGCAGTAACGCCGCGCACCGCTGGCGACCGCCGCCTGCGCGCCGGCCAGCAGCTCCTCAACGCTCTGCATCCTGTAAACCGGGATGTCCGCGCGCGAGATGCGCGACTGCGAGCAATAATGGCAGTCCTCGGGGCAGATCCCGCTCTGCGCGTTGCGCAGCACGCAGATTTTGACCCGCCGCCCAAAGGACGCCTCGCGTACCCTGAGCGTGGCGGCGAGCAGTTCGCCCATCCGCTCGTCGGGCCAGTTCAGAATCGCATGCGCCTGGTCGGGTTCGATTTCCGCCCCCGCGAGCACGCGCCCGGCGAGTGCATTCAGATCCAGATGTTCCACGTTCCTGTTTCCTTGCCTTGCAACTTTGACAGCCGCGCCTGGTTCCGCGCTTGACGATGAATCTCCCCGGATTGTTCGAGGACGGGCCTAAAATGCAGCGGTGAGCGATGCCATCCAGCCTGCGCTATCCTCGAGCGACTTCAACACCACGGATAGGCGCGGCGCATGCAGCCCAGCGAACGTTGCGCCCGCCCGCGCCGCAGTTCGAAGCTCGCCGAGGCGCTCGCGCCGGTTCCACAGATAAACGAACAGCTCCCATCCAAACCACGCGACCAGCCCAATCAGCACGATATCGTCGATGATCACCACGGCGTAGCGCACCCGGTTGTGCGGGAGAAGGTAGATCGCCAGGCGGGCAACGATCGCGAAGACGATGAGCGCGACGATCATGCCGGTGGCATGATGGACCAGCGCTTGGATCGCATGGAGATTGATCCAGCGTTCGAGCTCGAGCAGATGGGGATGCAGCGCCTGGTTCCCCTGTGCGACCGTAACCGACTCCCTCCCCTTGCCGCGTGCGTCCGCCTCGCGCAGTTTCGTTAAATCAATGAGCTTAGGGACGCCGCGACGGCCGCACAAGCGTGCGGTGCGTGCAAATTCGACATCGACGCGGAGGGTCGTGCGCAGCGCCTGTAAGCCGCGGCGGCGCGCCGCTATACTTTGACGCGACGCTTATCGAGGAGCCTGCTCCCGTCGCCACCATCCCGCACCGCGAAGAGCCGGCGCCTATCGCGCCCCAATCGTCCGCCCCGGCACGCGCCGCAACGGGCGGGCTCGCCGCGCGCCTGGGCCCCAACATGGCCTACCTGGTGGCGGCCGGCATCCTGCTCAGCCGCATCGCCGGACTCGTCCGCGAAAGCATCTTCGCCCACTACCTCGGCAACTCCGACGCCGCCGACGCCTTCAAGGCCGGCTTCCGTATCCCGAACATTCTCCAGAATCTCTTCGGCGAAGGCGTGCTGTCGGCCTCGTTCATCCCGATCTACAGCAGGCTCCTAAGCGAGGGTGAGGAGGAACTGGCCGAGACGCTGGCCTGGGGCGTCGGCGCGATCCTGGCGCTGGCGGTCTCGATTTTGGTCGCGCTCGGCGTGTGGGCAGCGCCCTGGCTGATCGCGGTCATCGCGCCCGGTTTCACCGGCGACAAGCGCGACCTGACGATCACGCTGGTGCGCATCCTGTTTCCCGGCGCGGGGCTATTGGTGCTTTCGGCGTGGTGCCTGGGCGTGCTCAACAGTCATCATCGGTTTTTCGCTTCCTATGCCGCGCCGGTTGCGTGGAACCTCGCGATCATCGGCGCGCTCGTGGTTTACGGGCCGCGCCGCGGGCAGGCGGATCTCGCGCTCGAGGTCGCATGGGGCGCGGTGCTCGGCGCCGCACTCCAGATCGCGGTCCAGGCGCCGCAAACGCTGCGTCTGGTGGGACGGCTGCGCACTGACTTTGCCCGCGCGCGCGACGCGCTGGGCGCTGTGTTTCGCAATCTCGGCCCGGTGATCGCCGGACGCGGCGCGGGACAGATCTCCGGCTATGTCGATAACCTGCTGGCGAGCCTGCTGCCGACCGGGGCGGTCGCCGCGCTCAGCTACGCGCGCATCCTGTACGTCCTGCCGATAAGCCTGTTCGGGATGTCGGTGGCGGCGGCCGAGCTGCCGAGCATGTCGCGCGCAAGCGGCAACGCCGAGGAGATCGCGCAGTTGCTGCGGATCCGGCTCAACGCCGGCCTGCGCCAGATCGCGTTTTTGGTGGTGCCCTCGGCGGCGGCATTCCTGTTCCTGGGCGATGTGATCGCGGGGCTGATCTTCCAGTCGGGCAACTTCACGCATGCGGATTCGGTGTACGTATGGGCCGTGCTGGCGGGCTCGGCGGTGGGCCTGCTCGCGGCGACCTGGGGACGGCTGTACAACTCGGCCTTTTACGCGCTGGAGGACACGCGCACGCCGCTCAAGTTCGCGCTCATCCGCTTCGGCCTGACCCTGACGCTCGGCTACCTGTGCGCGGTACCGCTGCCGCCCGCGATCGGGCTGGCGCAGCGATGGGGCGTGGCAGGATTGAGCGCGTCGGCGGGACTCGCCGCATGGGTCGAGTTCACCCTGTTGCGCCGCAACCTGCGCAGGCGGATAGGGGCGACCGGAATCGGGCGCGCGCCGCTCCTCAGGCTGTGGGCGATCGCGCTGGCGGCGACGGCGGCTGGATGGGCGGTGAAGCTCGCGATGGGCGCGGCGGGTCCGCGCCTGATGGGGCTCGCGGTGCTGCCCGCCTACGGAGCGGTGTACCTGGGAATCGCGTGGTGGCTCGGACTGCCCGAACTCGAACGCGCGGCCGGCTATCTCTCGCGCCGACTAGGTATGCGCTCGCTTGGACGTTAGCGCCGACGGCGCCCCACCGGCCGCCATCGTAGCCGTGCGCATGCGCTCCAGCGTCTGCGTGGTGCCGTGGCCGGCGAGCAGCGGCGCAAGCACGACCCGCCCGCCGCGCGATTCGACGAAGGTTTGACCGTCGACGGTCTGGCCGCTGTAGTCCTCGCCCTTGACCAGTACGTCGGGGCGCACGGCCCGGATGATCCGCTCGGCGCGGGCGTCGTCGAAGACCACTACGTAATCGACCGCTTCCAGCGCGGCTAGGATCAGCGCGCGCTCAGCCGCCGGATAGACCGGGCGGCCGGCGCCCTTGAGCAGACGCACACTGCGGTCGCTGTTGAGCCCGACGACGAGCGCGTCGCCCTGCGCGCGCGCGAAGGCGAGCATCTGGATGTGCCCGGCGTGGAGCAGATCGAAACATCCGTTGGTGAACACGATACGTTGGCCGGCGCGCCGGCGGCGCTCGATCTCCGCGCGCAGCTCCTCACGCGAGAGGATCTTGCGCTGGACGCTCTCCGGGCGCGGGCTCAGCGCGCGGGCGAGGTCGTCGCGGGTGATGATCTCGGTGCCGAGCCGGCTGACTTCGATGCCCGCCGCGATATTGGCCAGCCGCGCCGCCGCCGGCAGGCTGAGCCCGGCGATCACGAACAGCCCGAAGACCGCGAGCACGACGTCGCCCGCGCCGGTCACGTCGTATACCGCGCGCGGCATGGTCGGAATATAAGTGTCGGCGCCCCCGCGCTCGGCGAGGTACATCCCGTCGCGGTCGAGCGTAACCAGGCAGGCGTCGAGGCCCAGCCGGGCGACTAGCGCGTTGGCCGCGCGCATCCAGTCGTCGCGGTCGCGCAGGCGCGTCCCGGTGGCCAGCTCGGTTTCGTAGCGGTTCGGGGTCATCGCGGTCGCCCCGCGGTAGATCGAAAAGTCCTCGGTCAGCCGCGGATCGACGATCACCGGGATGCGTCGGCGGCGCGCGCCGCCGATAAGCGCGCGCAAAAGCCGCGGCGTCAGCAGACCCTTGTTGATGTCCGAGACGAGCACGCCGTCGGCGCGCTCAAGCTCGCGTGCCACGCGCTGCTCGAGCGCGCGCTCGCGAGCCGGGCTCAGCGGACGCGCGTCCTCCTGGTCCACGCGCAGGAGCTGCTGGGTCGCGCGCCCGGCCGATTGCACCGAGCCGAGCATCCGCTCCTTGACCGTGGTCGGGCGGTCAGGATCGACAAGCACGGAGCGAGCGTCGATTTCGAGCCCCTCGAACATCTCGCGCAAAAGCTCTCCGTTGCGGTCGGCGCCGACCACGCTGAGCGCGCTGACCTGCGCGCCCAACGCCCGCAGGTTCGCCATCACGAAGCCCGCGTTGCCCGGGCGCTGCTCGCTGCGATGGACCTGAAGAACCGGAATCGGCGCCTCAGGCGACACCCGGGCAACATCGCCCCAGATGTAGCGGTCGAGGATTATCTCGCCGGCGACCAGCACGCGCAGCGGCTTGAGCGCCGGCAGCTCGACGCGCCCGTCGCCTGCGGCGATCGATGCGGCGGAGCGCGATGCGTCTTTTGAGCGGGGCGACATCTTACGAGCCCGACGTGCCATGACAAACAGCGATGATACGGCATCGCGCGCCGAGCGTTAACCGTGCCGGCGGGCTACGCGGAAGTGGCCGGTCTCGCCGGACCCCATCCCCCCGGTTCAGGGCCACGCCCGGCGGGCGACCTCGGCGACCAGGCGAAGTTTCTTCTCCTGCGTCGCCTCGGCAATCGGATTTCCCGCCACCACCGAGGCAAAGCCGCACTGCGTCGAAAGCGCCATCTGCTCGCGCGGAAAATACCGCGCCGCTTCGTCGATCCGCGCGATGAGCGCCTCAGAGGTTTCGAGCGCGTCGGTCTTGGTCGAGACCAGGCCGAGCACGACGCGCTTGTCGGCCGGGACGTCGCGCAGCGGCTCGAACGATCCCGCGCGCGGCGTGTCGTATTCGAGCAGGAAGATATGGTAGCGCATGGCGCGCGCGAAGACCTCGCGCGAGATCGCCTCGTAGCCGCCCGCGCTCATCCAGTGACCGGCATTGTTGCCGCGGCACAGATGGAGCCCGAAGGTGATCTCAGAGGCATCAGCCACCGCGTCGAGCATCTCGACGCCTTCGCCGAGCATCCGCTCGGGCGAAATCCCGTGCGCGGCGTAAACGCGCTCGCGCGTGGAGGGATCGATCAGGGTCGCGAGCTCGGGCGCGTCGATCTGGATGTATTCGCAGCCCAGCGCTACCAGCTCGTCAACCTCAGTGCGCAGGATGTCGACCGCATCGGCGAACAAGGCGAACGGGTCGGGATAGGCCGCCGCCGAGTGCTCGGGCGACCAGCGCAGCGCGAGCATCAGCGGGCTCGGCAGCGTCGCCTTGAGCGGGCGCGCGGCGCGGGCGCGCGCGTAGATGAACTCTTCGGCGGTCAGCGAGCGGCGCCGGCGCAGCTTGCCGGTCACGGTCAGCGGCACCGGCAGATTGACTTCGCCGTCCTCGGCCACGCCGCCGCGCCATCGCCGGGTGTCGAACGCCGCCGCCTCGAAGCCCTCAACATAATCGGTCAGGGGAGCGACGAAGCCCGAGCGGCGCATCTCGCCGTCGGTGACCACGTCCACCCCGCATCGTTCCTGGAGCGCGATCGCTGCGTCCACCGCGCGGTCCTCAAGGCGTTTGAACTGTCCGATCGAGAGCCGGCCGGCAGCGAAGTCGAGCCGCGCCTGCTTGAGCCAGGCGGGCCGCAACATCGAGCCGATAACCTCCGCACGGTACATCAACGACATGGTCAAACCCTCCCTGCCGGGCGCGCGGACGGCCGGCGAGGTGCGCGTGTGTGTCAGCGGATCGCGTAGCCTCCGTCAACGAAGATCGTTGCGCCGGTAACGAAGTCGGAGGCGCAAGAGGCAAGGAAGATCGCCGCGCCCGCGCACTCCTCGGGCATGCCGAGCCTGCCGGCCGGCGTGCGCCGGATGATCTCGTCGTAGAACGGGCGGCCCTTAATCGGCGCGGTCATCTCGCTCTCGATCCATCCCGGCACGATCGCGTTGACCTGGATGTTATGCGGGGCCAACTCGACCGCCATCGACTTCGTCAGCTGCACCAGCCCGCCCTTGGAGGCGGCGTAGGACGGGGCGATCGGGTTGCCGAAGCGCGAGTACTCGCTGGCGATGTTGATAATCTTGCCGCGCCGGCGCGCGGCCATCGAGCGCGCCGCCATCTGCGAGAGCAAAAAGCACGAGTTGAGGTTGGTCTCGAGCACGCGATCCCAGCTCGCGGCATCGGCTTTGAGCACGCCGCCGGGAATCGCGATCCCGGCGTTGTTGACGAGGATATCCACCGGGCCGAGCGCGCGCTCGACCTCGGCTATCGCGGGCGCCAGCGCCGCGCGTTGGGTCACATCGAGCGTGCGCGCGATCGCACCCACGCCCCGCGCGCGCAGCTCCTCGAGCACGGCGCGGTTCTTGCTCTCGTTGCGGGCGAGGATCGCGACCGCGGCGCCGGCCGCAGCAAGGCCCAGCGCGATTCCGCGCCCGATCCCGCCGTTGCCGCCGGTGACCACCGCCACGCGGCCGCTCAGGTCGAACATCTGCGGCGCCGCCATCGCGATTTTCCTCTCAGCGGATCGAGAAGCCGCCGTCTATGAGCAGGTCGGCGCCGGTCATGTGGTCCGAGGCGGAGGAGGCGAGGAAGACCGCCGCACCCTTGAGCTCCTCGGGGTCGCCGAAGCGACCGCGCGGCGTGCGCTGGACCATCTCTTTGAGCAGCCAGTCGTATTCCGGCCCGGTGCGAATCCATTCGGTCATGTCGGTGGAGAACCATCCCGGGGCCAGCGCGTTGACCTGGATGTTGTGCGGGGCCAGCTCGATCGCGAGCGAGCGGGTGAGCTGGGCGAGCCCGCCCTTGGCGACGGCGTAGGAGGGGAAGACCGCACTGCCGAAGGAGGCGGCGAGGCTGGTGACGTTGATTATCTTGCCGCCGCGCCCGCGCGCGATCATCGACTTGGCGGCATAGCGCGAGAGAATTACCGCGGCGTTGAGGTTGACCTCCATGACGCCGTCCCAGTCCTCCTCGCTGGTGTCGAGCACGCCGGTAAGCGTTGCGTAGGCGGCGTTGTTGACCAGGATATCGACCGGGCCCAGCCGCCGCTCGACCTCCTCGAAGGCGGGCCTCAACTCACGGCGCTGCTTGAGGTCGAGCCGGCGCGCCATCGCGGGCACCGCCAGCCCCTTGAGCCGCTCCAGCGTTTCGGCATTCTTGCGCTCGTCGCGAGCCGCAATGGCAACCGCGGCGCCCGCCTCGGCCAACCCGAGCGCGATCGCCGCGCCGATCCCGCGGTTGCCGCCCGTGACCAGCGCGACCTTGCCGCTGAGGTCGAACATCTTTGAAGACACCATTTCCGCAATCGCCCCCGTATGAGAAAGTCAGGTGCGCGCCGCTTTTGGGAGCCGCCCAGTAGGGCGAGCGTCCCTGCACGGCCGCTTGTTCCACTCCGGGCTCCCGTCCGGTTGGACCTGGCCGCCGTGGGCTCCTATATTGGCCTGTCGAAGTCGGGCAAGTCGAGCGCCGCGGCCGGCGCGCCGACCAAATCCAGCATCGCAGGTGACCCACCATGGGACTGAAGACAGCCGAACAGTACAAGCAGTCGCTGCGCGACGGGCGCGCGGTGTTCTTCCGCGGCGAAAGGGTCGCCGACGTAACGCGGCATCCGGTCATTGGGATTGCCGTCGAGCACGCCTGCATCGACTATCGGATGGCCGAGGATCCGAAGTACCGCGAGCTTGCCGTCATGCGCGACGGGGGCGGCGAGTACAGCCGCTATTACCATCTGCCGCGCACGGCTGACGACCTGCTCAAGCGCAGCCAGCTTATCGCGGCCTCGACCCGCGAGGGGGCGACGCTGGTCGTGCTGATCAAGGAGATCGGCACCGACGCGCTCTACGCCCTGCACATTATCGGCGAGCGGCTGGCGGCGGCCGGCAAGCCCGAGTACCGCGAGCGCGTCCAGAAGTACCATCGCTATTGCCGCGACAACGACCTCGCGGTGGCGGTGGCGCAGACCGACGTCAAGGGCGACCGCGCGCTCGGCCCTACCGCCCAGGAGCATCCCGACTACTACGTGCGGGTGGTCGAGGAGCGCCCCGACGGGATCGTGGTGCGCGGGGCCAAGGTCCATACCTCGGTTTCGACCAACTCCAACGAGGTCATCGTGCTGCCCACCCGCGCGATGCGTGCCGAGGACAAGCCCTACGCAGTTGCCTTCGCGCTGCCGATCGACACGCCGGGGCTCAAGCTCATCGCGAGCCCGCACGGCTCGAGCCACAAGAACGAATTCGAACATCCACTGAGCGCGCGGCACAAGATGATGGAGACGCTGACGGTGTTCGACGACGTCTTCGTCCCGCGCGAGCGCCTGTTCCTGTGCGGCGAGGTCGACTTCGCCGGCCTGCTCGCGCTGACCTTCGTCCGTTACCATCGCTTCACCGCGGTCTCCTACAAGCTGCCGCTGCTCGAGCTGCTCGCGGGCGCGGGCTACGCGATCGCCGAGGCCAACGGCGTGCTGCGCGCCGCTCACGTGCGCGACAAGCTGACTTATCTGGCTGCCTATCACAGCACGGTGCGCGGGTTGATCGAGCATGCCGCCGCTGCGTGCACGCTCGAGGACGGGCTGGCGGTACCGAACACGCTGCTCACCA from Candidatus Binataceae bacterium includes the following:
- a CDS encoding glucose 1-dehydrogenase — translated: MAAPQMFDLSGRVAVVTGGNGGIGRGIALGLAAAGAAVAILARNESKNRAVLEELRARGVGAIARTLDVTQRAALAPAIAEVERALGPVDILVNNAGIAIPGGVLKADAASWDRVLETNLNSCFLLSQMAARSMAARRRGKIINIASEYSRFGNPIAPSYAASKGGLVQLTKSMAVELAPHNIQVNAIVPGWIESEMTAPIKGRPFYDEIIRRTPAGRLGMPEECAGAAIFLASCASDFVTGATIFVDGGYAIR
- a CDS encoding 4-hydroxyphenylacetate 3-hydroxylase N-terminal domain-containing protein; the protein is MGLKTAEQYKQSLRDGRAVFFRGERVADVTRHPVIGIAVEHACIDYRMAEDPKYRELAVMRDGGGEYSRYYHLPRTADDLLKRSQLIAASTREGATLVVLIKEIGTDALYALHIIGERLAAAGKPEYRERVQKYHRYCRDNDLAVAVAQTDVKGDRALGPTAQEHPDYYVRVVEERPDGIVVRGAKVHTSVSTNSNEVIVLPTRAMRAEDKPYAVAFALPIDTPGLKLIASPHGSSHKNEFEHPLSARHKMMETLTVFDDVFVPRERLFLCGEVDFAGLLALTFVRYHRFTAVSYKLPLLELLAGAGYAIAEANGVLRAAHVRDKLTYLAAYHSTVRGLIEHAAAACTLEDGLAVPNTLLTNVAKYHFAHNYHQAVQIVQDLAGGLLVTAPAAEDLTSEATRAYVMKYMGGAKGFDAEARLRLLNMIGDLTASDFGGYQEVLAVHAEGGFEAEKLQAYREYDFKSVAAYARKLAGLG
- a CDS encoding cobalamin-independent methionine synthase II family protein; the encoded protein is MSLMYRAEVIGSMLRPAWLKQARLDFAAGRLSIGQFKRLEDRAVDAAIALQERCGVDVVTDGEMRRSGFVAPLTDYVEGFEAAAFDTRRWRGGVAEDGEVNLPVPLTVTGKLRRRRSLTAEEFIYARARAARPLKATLPSPLMLALRWSPEHSAAAYPDPFALFADAVDILRTEVDELVALGCEYIQIDAPELATLIDPSTRERVYAAHGISPERMLGEGVEMLDAVADASEITFGLHLCRGNNAGHWMSAGGYEAISREVFARAMRYHIFLLEYDTPRAGSFEPLRDVPADKRVVLGLVSTKTDALETSEALIARIDEAARYFPREQMALSTQCGFASVVAGNPIAEATQEKKLRLVAEVARRAWP
- a CDS encoding bifunctional heptose 7-phosphate kinase/heptose 1-phosphate adenyltransferase, with amino-acid sequence MSPRSKDASRSAASIAAGDGRVELPALKPLRVLVAGEIILDRYIWGDVARVSPEAPIPVLQVHRSEQRPGNAGFVMANLRALGAQVSALSVVGADRNGELLREMFEGLEIDARSVLVDPDRPTTVKERMLGSVQSAGRATQQLLRVDQEDARPLSPARERALEQRVARELERADGVLVSDINKGLLTPRLLRALIGGARRRRIPVIVDPRLTEDFSIYRGATAMTPNRYETELATGTRLRDRDDWMRAANALVARLGLDACLVTLDRDGMYLAERGGADTYIPTMPRAVYDVTGAGDVVLAVFGLFVIAGLSLPAAARLANIAAGIEVSRLGTEIITRDDLARALSPRPESVQRKILSREELRAEIERRRRAGQRIVFTNGCFDLLHAGHIQMLAFARAQGDALVVGLNSDRSVRLLKGAGRPVYPAAERALILAALEAVDYVVVFDDARAERIIRAVRPDVLVKGEDYSGQTVDGQTFVESRGGRVVLAPLLAGHGTTQTLERMRTATMAAGGAPSALTSKRAHT
- a CDS encoding SDR family oxidoreductase, whose product is MVSSKMFDLSGKVALVTGGNRGIGAAIALGLAEAGAAVAIAARDERKNAETLERLKGLAVPAMARRLDLKQRRELRPAFEEVERRLGPVDILVNNAAYATLTGVLDTSEEDWDGVMEVNLNAAVILSRYAAKSMIARGRGGKIINVTSLAASFGSAVFPSYAVAKGGLAQLTRSLAIELAPHNIQVNALAPGWFSTDMTEWIRTGPEYDWLLKEMVQRTPRGRFGDPEELKGAAVFLASSASDHMTGADLLIDGGFSIR
- a CDS encoding OB-fold domain-containing protein codes for the protein MPGQIDYSKLRILPDPDTKEWWEGTKRRKYLIRQCNACGHKWFPPLPACSKCTSMDLGWFETAGRGVIYSYVVVMQPILGAFVNAAPYVVAIVELDDCREADGTATRVAGVLINDESETAIGLPIEVSFDETPDPNIVIPRWRVCGTAANVWRFSE
- the bioB gene encoding biotin synthase BioB; this translates as MEHLDLNALAGRVLAGAEIEPDQAHAILNWPDERMGELLAATLRVREASFGRRVKICVLRNAQSGICPEDCHYCSQSRISRADIPVYRMQSVEELLAGAQAAVASGARRYCMVGSMRGPTERDIEHLAQACEQIRAAYPTLELCLSMGLLSREQAQTLKDAGAGWINHNLNTSRRYYPEICTTHTWDDRVRTIENVRAAGLAVCSGGIIGMGERDEDIVELAYATRRLRADSVPVNFLHPIAGTPLGNAPRLTPERCLKAACLFRLLNPRSEVRAAGGRELNLGPRQGEIFNAVNSVFVNGYLTTAGWDYKRTCELIERAGFEVEPASEGAAAV
- the murJ gene encoding murein biosynthesis integral membrane protein MurJ, whose protein sequence is MAYLVAAGILLSRIAGLVRESIFAHYLGNSDAADAFKAGFRIPNILQNLFGEGVLSASFIPIYSRLLSEGEEELAETLAWGVGAILALAVSILVALGVWAAPWLIAVIAPGFTGDKRDLTITLVRILFPGAGLLVLSAWCLGVLNSHHRFFASYAAPVAWNLAIIGALVVYGPRRGQADLALEVAWGAVLGAALQIAVQAPQTLRLVGRLRTDFARARDALGAVFRNLGPVIAGRGAGQISGYVDNLLASLLPTGAVAALSYARILYVLPISLFGMSVAAAELPSMSRASGNAEEIAQLLRIRLNAGLRQIAFLVVPSAAAFLFLGDVIAGLIFQSGNFTHADSVYVWAVLAGSAVGLLAATWGRLYNSAFYALEDTRTPLKFALIRFGLTLTLGYLCAVPLPPAIGLAQRWGVAGLSASAGLAAWVEFTLLRRNLRRRIGATGIGRAPLLRLWAIALAATAAGWAVKLAMGAAGPRLMGLAVLPAYGAVYLGIAWWLGLPELERAAGYLSRRLGMRSLGR